The genomic DNA cagacccctgccccaactgcccccccggacccccaccccctatctaagcaccactggtccttgtccccgattaccccctcccgagacccctgcccctaactgccccttgggacctcagcccctatctaagcctcccttctccttgtccccaactgccccctcatgagaccccacccaacttccccccaggaccctcctacctgtcccctgataaacctcctggactcccatgcctatccaattgctgcctgtcccctgactgcccctccgaacctctgccccatccaaccccccctgctccttgtcccttgactgccccccggaaccccctaccccttctccaacccccaaaccgcttactgtgccactcagaccagcgtgtctggctccgtgcagctccagacagttgctgccatgctcccccatggagcccacagccctctcccacccccagcacctgccttccagatttgaacacctcaaaattcaggagtgctcaagctcggtttgggcagcttttacttcatttctcccaaatcagtttcccctgcaaggtgccaactgaaggtgttggagaacagagagatcgggtggcctcctaatgcctggaaaagagacaaaggcccgaggagggagtgtcagtgcctgtgcggacttctgggaagtgcacggtgtggaaggggatgctgggatgctttggaacatctccatacaaagccagtcaggactctgggggagcctcctctctgagcagactgtctccagggcaagaagcttacaccttcctgggtctgacctcggagcattcagcccttccacaccgtgcactttccacagcgagtctgcccaggcgggtcctggggcaaccagagggccctgcaccccaactccgcagtcagatgtgactctcagccagacagtaaaacagaaggtttattagatgacgggaacacagtttaaacagagcttgttggtacagaaaacagaacccctctgtcaggtccatcttggggggtggggagcccagaaccaagttctgagtctctccccatttccccagccagctccaaactgacactccctcctctggcctctgtgtctcttccggacagggaggccacctgatctttgtccccaacaccttcagttggcatcttgcaggggaaactgaggcacccacacagtattcagagaaaatattaagaacattcccacttcatcacaacaggtgcaacaaaatataataccgtatattgaagtaggcaagtgctgcttctgactttccacttttaattgacccttgtaatcttgtggcactgacgcgttgtagcttcattttatatcggcttacagggcgggagcgggggggcaccaccattttgggctccaccaaaaattatacaaacctgctgcctatgctggagatacaacaattagcatatgcatgtaaacacacacacacggtcccGCCAGTCAATGTTCCAGACTCCGGCGCGCACTCgcgcacacccacccaccagtggATGTTCCAGAGTCCGGCTCACCTAGTGGCCAGCTCCGTTGCTCCCAGGCAGGGAGAGCCGGGCCCGTCGGTCGTGACACGATGCTCCGGGGAAGCCTTGGCAGGACCAAGTTTCCTggcgagcccccgccccccccccccccgcgtttaCACAGTGATTTTCCTTCAGCCGGAGCAGAGAGTTTTGCAGCGTCGGGCTGTGATCAGTGGTTTGACGAGGGCTCGTTTTCTGACATTCTCCTTCTCATCCCTTACCTGGTTCTTTCAGCGAGTCACCCCCGGCGGGATTTGAGCGCAGCTCCCTGGGCCCCGAGCCATCCGGCTGCCCCCCTCCGACAGCCGCGGCCTTCAGGCTCCCTCTCAACACCCCTTCCTGTCGCCCAAACCGGCGTTCGGTCACGCGCCGTGTGAACGGGAACAGCGAGTTCAGTGCAGAAGAAAAACCACCCGGGGCTGCTGGTCCCTATTTAACACGCTGAACCTGCAGCCAaggggtgacccccccccccccccggcccgtcACTGCCTGGAAATCAGCCCAGAGCCCGAGCGCTGCTGGTGGCCCCCGAGGCCGCTCCGAGTTGCTGGTcaaaagggggggggctgggccgagCCCACCTCCGGGCGCGAGTCTCTCGTTAGTCCGTAGCCTTCACGGTAAACGACACAAaaccccaccagcccctccccctcctcccttgcAGGCTCCGTGATGGACCATGATGGGGGCCAAGCTGCTGACGGTGGCGTTGGCCCTGCTGACGCTGCTGGCCCTCAAGGCCTACATGGActggagcctggagcagcccGAGGGCCTGCCCCCCCCTGAGCCCGCCGGGCCCACCCCCGCCGACCCACTGGCCGACCCGCTGGGGGACGACCCGGCGGGGCTGCTGCTCCGGCTCAACGCCTCGCTGCAGCAGCTGCACGGCGCCGTGCCCGAGGCGGACGCCTACTGGAACCGCCAGCAGCACCGGCTCCTCCGGGCGCTGGCGGGGGGCCCGGCCAACGGCTCGCGGGGCTGCGGGGACGGGCCGGCCGCGGCGGCCGAGATCAGGGACTTCGCCTCGTACCCGGAGCCGCACCGGCGCTTCGTGCTCCACGCCGGGTgccgccgcttcccgctgctGCTCAACCAGCCCCGCAAGTGCGCCGGCAACCGGaccttcctgctgctggccatcaAATCGGAGCCGGGCAACTTCGCTGCCCGCCAGGCCGTGCGCGAGACCTGGGGCCGGGAGGGGGAGCCCGGCGGGCGGCCGGTGCGCACCGTCTTCCTGATGGGCGCGGCCCACGGCCCGCACCAGCCCGACCTGCGGCGCCTGGTGGCCTCCGAGAGCCGGGCCTACGGCGACGTCCTGGCGTGGGACTTCGAGGACACGTTCTTCAACCTGAGCCTCAAGGACGTCCTGTTCCTGGGCTGGGCGCGGGCGCACTGCCCCGCCGCCCGCTTCGTGCTCAAGGGCGACGACGACGTCTTCATCAACACGCCGCGGGTGCTGGCCTTCCTGGGGGCGCTGCCGGGGCGCCGGGCCCGGGTGCTCTACACCGGGCAGGTCATGGCCGACGCTGCCCCCTTCCGCCAGGCCAGCAGCAAGTACTACATCCCCGAGTCCTTCTACGCCGGCCCCTACCCGGCCTACGCCGGCGGCGGCGGCTACGTCTTCTCGGGCCGCCTGGTCCCGGCCCTCCTCGTGGTGGCCCAGCACGTGGCCTTGTACCCCATCGACGACGTCTACGCCGGGCTGTGCTTCCAGGCGCTGGGGGTGCGGGCCGAGGCCCACCCCGAGTTCCAGACCTTCGACATCGCCGAGAAGGACCGGGCCGACCCCTGCGCGCACCGCgagctgctgctggtgcatcGCCGCAGCCCCCAGCAGACCCTGCGGCTGTGGCGGCAGCTGCGGGACCCCGAGCTGAAATGCTGACGGGGCGGCGGGGGCTCCGGCAGGGCAGGAGAACGGAAACGGGGGCTCGGCTCTGCGCCGCCAGAACCGCCACTTCCCCCCCGCTCCGAGCCGGGCGCAGGGCCATGGACGCGGGCGGGAGCCCTGtgcgcccggggcggggggcactGCTGTGTCGTTCCCGGAGGGGCCATTAAAGAGTGTCTGGCCGGACTGCGGTCTCGCTGcttggcgggggggcggggggaatggaACCCGGCCCCGCCCTGTGCAAtttccctctgcccccgccctggcCATCCACCCAGTGCAGCAGACCTGGCTGCGGAGGGAGcccggggctgtgggtcgggagtgaggggcacccgcagggctggggggggagccctgggcccggctagcaggggctgcgggtcaggagtgaggggcacccgcagggctggggggggagccctgggcctggctagcaggggctgcgggtcgggagtgaggggcaccggcagggctggagggggcagggctgggctggcaggggctgcgggtcgggagtgaggggcactggcagggctggagggggcagggctgggctagcaggggctgcgggtcgggagtgaggggcaccggcagggctgggctggcaggggctgcgggtcaggagtgaggggcactggcagggctggagggggcagggctgggctggcaggggctgcgggtcgggagtgaggggcaccggcagggcttgggggggatTTGTGGCTGTGGGGGCAGGTCTGGCTGCTGGTCCCTGGTATGAACTAGTCTCGCTCCGGCCCAGGGCAAACCTTCCCCATGTGCCCCCTGGATGTGTCACCCCCCCGCTAGCGCCCCCTGGAGGCTGCACTGACGGTTACACTCTGTCACCTCTCCCCAAGGGCAGTGCAGCCTCTAACCCGCTGGCAGGGGGCGCTCCATGCTGGCCCTGTAACCCCCGGtgctgctcggggggggggtcccctcaGCCCAGGGTGCCCTGTGCTGGCCCCATAACCCCCGCTGCTGCTCGGGGGGGTCCCCTCGGCCCAGGGCGCCCCGTGCTGGCCCCATAACCCCCGGtgctgctcggggggggggtcccctcaGCCCAGGGCGCCCCGTGCTGGCCCCGTAACCCCCCctgccgctcgggggagggggtcccCTCGGCCcagggtgccccctgctggccccataACCCCCGGTGCTGCTCGGGGGGGGGTCCCCTCAGCCCAGGGCACCCCGTGCTGGCCCTGTAACCCCCGCTGCTGCTCGGGGGGGGGTCCCCTCAGCCCAGGGCACCCCGTGCTGGCCCTGTAACCCCCGCtgctgctcgggggagggggtcctCTCGGCCCAGGGTGCCCTGTGCTGGCCCCGTAACCCCTGGTGCTGCTCGGGGGGGGTCCCCTCGGCCCGGGGTGCCCTGTGCTGGCCCCGTAACCCCCGGTGCTGCTCAGGGGGGGTCCCGCTGGCACCCCAGGCTGGGCTCGGATCCGCTCCCTCCCCCTGGTGCAGGTAGGAGACGCTCCCCCTCTCGGAGGCCCAGCCCGGGGCTCCTGCCACCTCTAACCCCAGCAACCTGCCCTCCCCCCCGTCCCACCCTGACCCACCTGCTAACCCCGGCCAGGAGCGGAGACTCCTCGGGTCAGGACTGCGGCAGAGGCTGTGACCCGGGGGGAACCGGCTCCCGGGTACGAGGGGACGCGGAGACGGGAGCTCTTAGCACAGAGAAAGTTTATTGACCTGCCAGGCCTCAGGGCCATTGGCTCCAAGGCCGAGCTGGATTTCCCCAGCCCCCCGTGTAACAGCACGACGGGCGCTGCCCCCACCTATCCTACGTGTAACAGAGCCTGGTGCCCGGGGGCTGCCCGGTGCCCGGGGGCTGCCCGGCGAGGGACCGGATCTGCCGGGCCGACTCGCCAGGAACCGTggttcaaccccccacccccaccactcaCCCGAGCCTAGGAAGCAGAACCAGCTTGCCCTAAAacacccctccccaacccccggcGCCAGCGTggcaggggcacagggcagacaCGGGGTAGATGGTGCCGCTCGCCCGAGTCTCCCGGCTGCGGCCGAGCTCTGTGCCCAGCCCCCGCAGTGAagtggctccctgcccctgcttgggggcagctccccccagctcctgggacaagCTCTGCCCACCGGGGCCCCGGGCGCCCcgactctgggctggggaggccgCAGGCAGGACAGCGAGGGGACCCCCAGCCTGCGGGAGGGGAGGAGATCCCGGAGATGGGGTTTCCGTGACGCCAGGGGGGGGCTCTGTCCGAGCTAGGAATTCCCGCTGCCCCAGTGACCGCGCCCCCCCCCAGGACTTGCTCACACCCGGGGGACCCTGCCCCCGGCACGGCGCGGCCAGGGGAACTCGAGGCAGGGGCCGGGCACTCcccgggtgcagcagggggccagGTGAGCGGGCTCCCCCCCGCGGGGCGTCACTTCTCAAAGTGCTCCAGGGGGTAGTGCTCCCCGTAGAGCCGGAGGTGCCGcgccagcgcctcctgctgcttCTGCAGGTGCGAGGGCATCTCGCAGTACACGTCCGAGAACAGGTGCTGCGGGCTGGGCTTCAGCTTCCGCTCCGCCTGCTCAAAGGCCTCCATGACCTGGCCGGGGGGAGGCAGCGTTAGCCAGCGCCCTGCTCcgcccactagcccccactcccctcccagagctgggcaggacccaggcgtcctggctcccatgcaccctgctctgcccactgggccccgcccccacccagagccaggcagaaccccagagtcctggcttcaatcccccctgctcctcccactagcccccactcccctcccagagctgggcaggacccaggcatcctggcccCCAGCCGTCCCCTCCTCTTAACCTCCAGGGTGCCAGCTCGGGCCGAGCCGGGAGTGGAGTcgctctccccagcccctctaCACCGTGGGCAGCCAGGGctgaggggtcccggggggggaccccccctcactcaccctcttGCGGGATTTCTTCCTCCAGCTCTTCTCCTGCTCCTCGTCCCACCAGCCCCGGCCCACCATGTGGTGCCGCAGGCGGGAGATGGGGTGGTCCTGCTTGTCCCAGTAGTTCACCTCGTCCACCGAGCGATAGGCCGAGCTGTCGTCACTCGTGCTGTGGTGCCCAatcctgggggaggaggaggatcaaGGTGTGAGCCCGCCCCTTGGTtgggctgccccgcccctggccctgtggccccgcccctggccccgccccacctGTAGGTCATGGCCTCGATGAGGAAGGGCTGGTTCTCGGCGATAGCGCGGCGCCGGGCCTCCCGCGTGGCGTTGTACACGGCGAAGACGTCGTTCCCGTCCACACGGATGGACATGATCCCGTAGCCGGGCCCGCGGGCCGCTGGGGGCGGAGAGACGCGCTGAGCCCCAGGGCCAGCAACCCCCAGCCCAtcatcaccccccagcccctccctccgaTTCCCCACCCCGTGCCGAAcggggggctctgtgcactgcaggGTGCTGGGGGAGCCCCCGGGCTCTCCGGCTGCAAACCCCACCCAGGAGCCGGGCCGACGCGCCACTGGCTGGTGGCAAAGGAATCGCCCTGGCGGGTCGTTGACTCGAAGTGCCCAGCCGTTGCCGTGGCATCGCCTGAGACACGGGGCCACCCCTGCCCAGGAGAACGGGGCGGGGGGTCGCCCTGGTGACGAGCTGAGTCACCTGACGCACAGACCGGGCGGTGAGAAGGGAGGAGCTGACCCATGCTGGGGCGCCTAGGACCCCCCCAAAGTGTGACCGAGTGAGGGGCACTGCAGGGGGTGTCTGCCGGGCTGGGCGCGGCCTGGCTTCCCAacggggggcagagagaggagtgGGAAGGGGTCCTGCCCCGGGGCTGGGCAGCCGGACAGCGGGCTCCGGCTCTCACGGGAGGGTGGGCGACTGGTCTGCAccccaagtgtgtgcctggggacCCCCCGACCCGAGACGGGGCGGAGTCACAGCAGTCTAGTGGGTGGCTGGCACGGGGTGAGCCCCgactcccccccggccccgcaccGATGCCGTCGCCGCGGTACTGCTCCGAGGTGGGCGTGGAGATGGCGTAGCCGTTGTTGCGGCAGAAGAAGAGGATGGGGCACTCCAGGGTGGCGGCGAAGTTGAAGCCGGCGTGGGCGTCGCCCTCGCTGGCCGCGCCCTCCCCGAAGTAGCAGATCACGGCCCGGCTGGCGTTGTCCCGCTTGAAGGCGTAGGCGGCCCCCACGGCTGCGGGCAGAGCGGCGGGGGAGGGGTTAGTGTAGGGGGCTGGGGAGACCGGCCCAGAACCTCCCTCGCCCCCGGCCAGCCAGGCGGGCAGGGCTCTGCCTCTGGGCCCTGTCGTGAGGCTCCGCTCTGGAGTAGcatgggctgcgggtcgggagtgaggggcaccaagggggctgggggggggcagcgggctACGGGGTCAGGCTAAGGAGTGTCAGCCATGAAACATGGGCTGGCAGACAGCTGGCTGTGTGTCtgccagggccgggctagcaggggctgcgggtcgggagtgaggggcactggcagggctggaggaggcagggctgggctagcaggggctgcgggttgggagtgaggggcaccggcagggctggggggaccagggctgggctagcaggggctgcgggtcgggagtgaggggcaccggcagggctgggctagcaggggctgcgggtcaggagtgaggggcaccggcagggctgggggaaccagggccgggctagcaggggctgcgggtcgggagtgaggggcaccggcagggctgggggaaccagggccgggctagcaggggctgcgggtcgggagtgaggggcaccggcagagctgggggggccggggccgggctagcaggggctgcgggtcgggagtgaggggcaccggcagggctgggggaggcagggccgggctagcaggggctgcgggtcgggagtgaggggcaccggcagggctggggggaccagggccgggctagcaggggctgcgggtcgggagtgaggggcaccggcagggctggggggaccagggctgggctagcaggggctgcgggtcgggagggaggggcaccggcagggctggggggaccagggctgggctagcagggctgcgggtcgggagtgaggggcaccggcagggctggggggaccagggctgggctagcaggggctgcgggtcgggagtgaggggcaccggcagggctggggggaccagggctgggctagcaggggctgcgggtcaggagtgaggggcaccggcagggctggacgctgggctagcagggggctccgggtcgggatttccccccagcccctttgGGAGGTGGCTGTCGTCCGACGGCCTGTGGGGCACCCGAGGGGTTCAGGGTCTCACCCTGGGGGATCTGCGTGGCCAGCGGGGACGAGATGGTGACGAAGTGCCGGTCTCTGCAGCCATAGTGCACCGGCATCTGGCGCCCTTTGCCGGTGTCGCTGGCGTTGCCGTAGCACTGGGCCATGAAGAGGTCCAGGGGGTAACCCCGGTACATCAGCACCCCTGGGGCCGAGAGAACCGCAGGCGGGTTACAGCAGGGAGGCAGggtcggggaccccccccgcggCACCGCCACCCCCAGGGTCAGAGCCACCGCACATGGGAGGGGCTGGAAATCAGCGCCAGGCCTGCCCTGCTGGGCGTTAGCCGGCGTCCCCGGGCCCAAGGCGGAGGCGTCCGTGTGCTCCCCCGCGGGCAGGATGTCAGTCCCCGCCCGGCATGGCCGGCAGGCTGCTTTACGCTGCCCCCTAGTGACCAGTGCAtggaacagccccccccccccccgcaggctggGACGAGGGGCCTTTGGGGCTTTGAACCCAGGCTGACTCGCCGTCACCTGCTTCCCGGTACTGCCCAAACACCAGGTCTGCGTCATCCAGCGCCGCGGCGCTGCCCACGTGCGTCCCCTCCTCCCCGTAGTTCGTCATGTAGAAGGAGATCCTGCCCTGGAAAAGGAACACGGCATTAGTTACCGTGGGGGTGCAGCGCGAGGGGTGGGCACGGGGCAGTGTCCTCATCGTGgtgggggaaacagaggcacggagcagggacacagagtcagcagcagagacaggaataaaacccaggagtcctggctcctagcccccgccactcccctcccagagcgggggataggacccaggagtcctggctcctagcacccgccactcccctcccagagctgggggtagaacccaggagtcctggctcctagcccccgccactcccctcccagagcgggggataggacccaggagtcctggctcctagcccccgccactcccctcccagagctggggatagaacccaggagtcctggctcctagcccccgccactcccctcccagagctggggatagaacccaggagtcctggctcctagcccccgccactcccctcccagagctggggatagaacccagaagtcctggctcctagcccccgccactcccctcccagagctggggatagaacccaggagtcctggctcctagcccctgccactcccctcccagagctggggatagaacccaagagtcctggctcctagcccccgccactcccatcccagagctggtgatagaacccaagagtcctggctcccagcctcccctgctctaaccaccagacctcactccctcccagacccggggatagaacccaggagtcctggctcccagccctgtgctgtggTAAATTAACGCTGCCGCGAGCTAATCGCCTTAAGCACATTAAGGATCCCACGACGGAGG from Mauremys mutica isolate MM-2020 ecotype Southern chromosome 15, ASM2049712v1, whole genome shotgun sequence includes the following:
- the LOC123350305 gene encoding 2-oxoisovalerate dehydrogenase subunit alpha, mitochondrial-like; translated protein: MAAGWGLRRGLGRLLLGGPRGARGLGTARVLRQQQEFTSLEEKPQFPGASADFVDKLDFIQPNVISGIPIYRVMDRQGQIINPDEDPQLSQEQVLKFYKTMTLLNTMDRILYESQRQGRISFYMTNYGEEGTHVGSAAALDDADLVFGQYREAGVLMYRGYPLDLFMAQCYGNASDTGKGRQMPVHYGCRDRHFVTISSPLATQIPQAVGAAYAFKRDNASRAVICYFGEGAASEGDAHAGFNFAATLECPILFFCRNNGYAISTPTSEQYRGDGIAARGPGYGIMSIRVDGNDVFAVYNATREARRRAIAENQPFLIEAMTYRIGHHSTSDDSSAYRSVDEVNYWDKQDHPISRLRHHMVGRGWWDEEQEKSWRKKSRKRVMEAFEQAERKLKPSPQHLFSDVYCEMPSHLQKQQEALARHLRLYGEHYPLEHFEK
- the LOC123349809 gene encoding UDP-GlcNAc:betaGal beta-1,3-N-acetylglucosaminyltransferase 8-like, encoding MMGAKLLTVALALLTLLALKAYMDWSLEQPEGLPPPEPAGPTPADPLADPLGDDPAGLLLRLNASLQQLHGAVPEADAYWNRQQHRLLRALAGGPANGSRGCGDGPAAAAEIRDFASYPEPHRRFVLHAGCRRFPLLLNQPRKCAGNRTFLLLAIKSEPGNFAARQAVRETWGREGEPGGRPVRTVFLMGAAHGPHQPDLRRLVASESRAYGDVLAWDFEDTFFNLSLKDVLFLGWARAHCPAARFVLKGDDDVFINTPRVLAFLGALPGRRARVLYTGQVMADAAPFRQASSKYYIPESFYAGPYPAYAGGGGYVFSGRLVPALLVVAQHVALYPIDDVYAGLCFQALGVRAEAHPEFQTFDIAEKDRADPCAHRELLLVHRRSPQQTLRLWRQLRDPELKC